One part of the Mangrovibacillus cuniculi genome encodes these proteins:
- a CDS encoding NUDIX domain-containing protein, with the protein MIRQAVGAVIVSKNTILLVHKVKIGAVKTEDITIPGEWDFPKGGLEADDVDLESALLRELQEETGSTNYEILSQLPEKICFSFPPALAAKLGLERQETTMFLVRYCGDGTDLQPNDEEIDQLAFIPFAEISEKLTHQDTKDFWAKIHTLLPTDQ; encoded by the coding sequence ATGATCAGACAAGCAGTAGGCGCAGTAATAGTTTCAAAGAATACGATTTTACTAGTACACAAAGTGAAAATCGGGGCAGTGAAAACTGAAGATATTACAATTCCAGGAGAGTGGGACTTTCCAAAAGGCGGTTTAGAAGCGGATGATGTGGATCTAGAATCTGCGCTTTTACGAGAGTTACAGGAAGAAACGGGCTCCACTAATTATGAAATCCTCAGCCAGCTTCCAGAGAAAATCTGCTTCTCTTTTCCACCTGCATTAGCAGCAAAATTAGGATTGGAAAGACAAGAGACGACCATGTTTCTAGTTCGTTACTGTGGTGATGGAACAGACTTACAACCTAATGATGAAGAGATTGACCAGCTGGCGTTCATACCTTTCGCTGAAATCTCAGAAAAACTAACCCACCAAGATACAAAGGATTTCTGGGCAAAAATCCACACTCTCTTACCGACAGACCAGTAA
- a CDS encoding ASCH domain-containing protein, translated as MNSKSKEYWNRFWEKQGETAPTSVTAWQFGASPDQLAQLVIDGIKTATCSGYVFYGEDEPLPAVGDYSVVLSSKDEPVAIIKTTSVEVMPMNEVSEDFAISEGEGDRTYEYWRSAHEKFFTKELAELGLEYTEDMMLVCERFELVDKNSGE; from the coding sequence ATGAATAGTAAATCAAAAGAGTATTGGAATCGTTTTTGGGAAAAGCAAGGAGAGACTGCCCCTACTAGCGTTACAGCGTGGCAGTTTGGGGCTAGTCCAGATCAATTAGCTCAACTAGTGATTGATGGGATAAAAACAGCGACGTGCTCCGGTTATGTTTTCTATGGTGAGGACGAGCCGCTTCCCGCTGTGGGAGATTATAGTGTGGTGTTAAGCAGTAAGGATGAACCCGTTGCGATTATTAAGACAACTAGCGTGGAAGTCATGCCGATGAACGAGGTGTCAGAGGACTTCGCTATTTCTGAGGGCGAAGGAGACCGAACGTATGAATACTGGCGCAGTGCACACGAAAAATTTTTCACAAAAGAACTAGCCGAACTGGGCTTGGAGTATACAGAAGATATGATGCTAGTTTGTGAGAGGTTTGAGTTGGTGGATAAAAATAGTGGAGAGTAA